Below is a genomic region from Flammeovirgaceae bacterium SG7u.111.
GAACTTAATTTTATTCAATCAATGGCGGCCTAATCTTTTTGTACCAAATTTTGTTGCAATACCAAACCTCATGATAAGGCTTTCTTTAAAAAATCGATCTCGACCTTTTGCTGGCCAATGATCTCATAAAGCTTTTCTTCCTCGACTGATTTCTTCGCTTCTTTTTTACCGGAACGAGCGTCAAAAGCTGCGGCAGCATTGGATAAAAACTCCTTCTTCCATTTACCGACCTGTGGGGGTGGAGTCCATATTTCTTTGCGATCTCATTGACGCTCTCAATTTCTTTAATAGCCTCTGTTTTAACCCCTGTAAAACATTCTTTGACCAACATATTTTTAATATCGTAGATGACACATTAATAATCAAAAATGTGGAGGACAGCTTGAGAGTTGGTCAAGATTTCATTGGATTAAAAGCGGTAATTGAATCAGATACTGTAAGGGGAATGCTTTATATAGATTATCTAAAGGGCAAAAGCCAAAAAAGAAGAAAGAGAAAGAAGGCAAACCAACCTGATGTTGCAAAACCTTTTAAACCCGCAGCTTATTATAAGTTTTACATATCAGGAGATTCATGTAAACTTGGACTTGGATTTTAGGTTTTGTTGGTTTCAAAAACACCTCTTTCATACCCCACTCTTCGCCTTTTACAAAGCCGAACCAATATCAGAGGAATTGAATTCTGTTTTTTCAAACTTAAGAAGAGCAACTTACCTATTCCTTTTACCACAATTTTCAAATAGCATTTTCTTTTTCCATATTTTTAGAGCAAATTTTTATCAATCTTAATTAAAACAGTATGAAAACGGTTACGAGTAAACTCTTGATGATGCTAGCCTTTGTAGGGCTTTTATGTTTTTCTGGCAGTATTCAGGCGCAGGACAAAATTCAGGCAAGCCAAAAAGCGAGTGTTTCGCAGTTTATTGGAAATGACACAGGGATCACTTTCACCTTCAGCAGGCCTGGGGTAAAAGGAAGGAAAATATGGGGAGAGCTGGTGCCTTACGGCATGGAGCCAGGTAACAAATACTCTGACAACAAGCCATTTCCATGGAGAGCAGGCGCTAATGAAAATACTACTATTGAAGTAAGTAAAGATGTGAAGATAGAAGGAAATACCTTGGCTGCGGGCAAATACAGTATCCATACTATTCCCGGTGAAAAAGAATGGGTAGTGATTTTCAACAAGGTAAGTGACCAATGGGGTAGCTATAAGTACGATGAAAAACAGGATGCCTTCCGCATCACGGTTGCTTCCAAAAAAGCTCCTATGGAAGAATGGCTCACCTATGGTTTTGGTGACATCACAGACAGCAGCGTTGTAGCTTATTTTCATTGGGAAAAGCTACAAGTACCTTTCAAGATTGAGGTAGCTAAATAGTTGCCAGTTCAGAAAGGCTAAGCGAAAAAGGCAGCAACGGGTCCAAAGTTTAACCGAGTTGCTGCCTTTTTCAATGTAATTCACTACTCATTACTTCGGGCAACTGGAGGACAAAGAAGTATATTTTTCCAAAATACCCATTTGAGGTTTATCAACACCCTTTTCGGGCTCTACCGAAAGGTGGTACTCTCCCCACCAAGGACCTCCCGCCCAATACGTCCCATTGATGCAATTCGCTTTCAAATACCTCAAAAAGTTGTCAAGGGGAACCAGCCAACGCTTGTCCTTGGAAGGAACGCCATATTCTCCAATAAACCCTTTGAGCTTGTTGGTTTTGAGCCAGTTGACAAAGGGTTTTACCCTATCTACACCTATGTTTGGATATGCATATTCCTCATCATAATTTTTAGCGTACATGCCACTGGCATTGTCGTCAAAATACACATGGGCTTCGAATACTAGATTGTTGGAAGGATCAGAAAGGTTTTTCAGGTTATCGCTGGCTTTCACCCAACGTTCGGCAGAACTCCAACTATCGCCAGCTACTACAATACGGGTCTTGGTATCATTCTTCCTTATACCACTGATGGCTTCTTGTGCCATAGAAAACCACGAGGTGCTCGATAGCAAATCGTGAGGTTCGTTCATGATCCCATATCCCCAAATAGTTGGCGTATTTTTAAATTCGGCCGATAATTTAGACCATACGTCTTTGAAATGAGCAATGCTCAGGTTTTTAGAACCGATGATCTCACTTTTTCCATTTAACTCATACCGGCAATAGTTGTGCAAATCGAGCAACACGACTATATTTCGCTCCTTTGCAGATTGTACAAAATCTTTTATCCTTTTTAACTCTACAGGGTCAAGGCTGCTATTTAGGGTAGGTTGGATTCTTTCCCATCTGAAAGGCAACCGAACCAACATAAGCCCTTTGGACTTGTAATAATCTAATTCGCTTGCGGTAGGGTAGGTATAGTTGACATTAAACTTCCCGGGTATTTCCGACTCGAACTCGGCACCAGCCAAGTTCACTCCAAAAGGAGTTTGGGCAAGTACTCCGCCGTTTAACAATAAAGTGAATAGCAAAAGCAATTTTAGTAGGTTCATCTTCCTATGTCTATGGTAATAGCTATGGATTACAATAACTTTTTAGAATAAATATAAAGAAATGTTGTAAAATAATGGATTTCTGGCTTTACAACATTTCAAAGCAATAATTTTTAAGAAATAATTCTGCTTTCGCTTTTCTAACTATTAGAGACAAGCACCATCTTACAGCTTATTACCTTCATACTCTTCCACAATTAGTTTTGCCTTGTCATAATCCAGAGCGCTGATAGTCACCCTAACAGAACCTACTCCGCCAGGCGCAGTTTGCCAAGGAAATAAAGTACCCATCATACTATCTATTACAAATGCCTCAATTCCCTCATTACCCAATTGGTTTTTAACCATTTCGGCTTGCCAAGGTGTTCCTGAAAATATTTCGATCATCTCATGTTTTTGCTTTTCCATCTCCTTGAATTTAGTTTCCACTACTTTATTGCCTATCACTTGTCATATACGTTCAGATTGCCAATGCAGTTCGGGAGTTTGAGGTACAATTCTAGACACCTTCCCAGAAAAGCACTCGTTATTTCACCAAATTCTTAAAGGCAGTGCCAAAGATCAAATACCTGGTGTTTCCATTAATCGTCCCTTCGTTTTGCCCCCACAAGAATGGCCAGTCATCGTAGTTTTCAAAATGGTCGGGTTTTCTAAACAATATACCAGGGGCAACATTGCCGGGAATAAAAGAAAAATCCGCCCTGTTGTTGCCATAAAACACTGCCTTGGGGCGAGCAGCTCCCACTGTTGCTACTAGCGAATAATTATGGTACGGATGGCAGCCATATAGCCAATTGGTCGCTTTGAACACATGGCTGGCATCTATAATATCAGGGAAATGTTGGTTGGCAAAACAAATAGTAGTCCCAAAATTCACCACGGACCCACTGCCTGCCCAGTTGCCAAGCCTAATGGGTACTCCGTACGGATTGTCCTTTTCAAGCCCTTCGATATATTCTTTGTATTTTACCACATATGGTCGAAGTTTTTCTTTATACGATTCATCCATGTGCGGTATGGCAAGTATCGCCGTAAAAATAGTGAAGCTTACATAGCGGTCAAGTGAAGGCCACAAAACCTCCTGAAATTTATCGATATATTGCTGTTCCCCAGTAGTGATATATAGCTGAAGATTGGTAGACATATCTGCTGATTGATTCCAACCAGAGCTATCTTGCGGCTGGTCGGCAAGTAATTCAGTGGCTTCTTTTAGCAGTCTTTTCGATTGTTTCAAGGCCCTTGCCGAAAGGTCGTCGTTGTATCCCTCCAGTGCCCTGCTCGTTGAGGCAAACATTGCCGCTGCCCTGAGGTCTAGGCCTGGGTTTCGGGTGGTAAATGCCCACATGTCGTCTTTAACCCCACTCGAACGGCCGTCCTTAGCTACTTCGTAAGGTCCGAGGTCTGGATTATAAGGAAGCCCGTCGGTTATAGAAGCCGCATCGCCAAGGTGGTGGTAATTATCGAGAACAGCGTTGGAAAGTGTTTGTGACATATGCCCGATGATTTCTGCCTGCGCTACTAAGTTCATGGTTCCATGTTCGATAAACTGTAATATATCTGGTGTTCCATCTGGGCGATGAAGGTCTACGTAGCGCTGCTTTTCATCCACAAAGGTCTGGTCACGCATAGGCTTGAAATATTCCCACGCTTGGACAAAGCTCTCCACCACAGAAATATTTGAGCCTGTCTCTATATCAAAGTCGCCAGCATCGAAAAAGCCGCCGATATTTAAGCCTGGTATTGTTTCCAGCGGCTTGTACTTGGTGTCGGTTGTGGGTCCTTGGGCATGTAGATCGAAGTGGTCGGTATTTGGCGGTGCTTGGAGATAACCCTCCTTAAAAGGCTCGCCGTGCCACACCCTATACGCCTCGTTCACATACATGTGGTTCATGTGTATCGGGATCCAAATATCGCTGGTAGCGTCGGTTATTTTATCATATACTTTTTTTTCTATGATGAAATTGTTCGTTTTATTATCGCCATACTGAATATAGTAGATGCCAGGCGTGTTTACGGAGGAAAAATCGAACTTTACATAATGGTATTTATAATAATCGCCCCAAGGTTCGATAGCTCCGCTAAATACCTCGGAAGTTTGTCCATCATTGCCTATTTTATAGAGCGAGGCGGTTGAAAGCGGTTTGTCATTTTTGTCCAGTTCAATAACAGAGACTTTTTGCTGGGAAGGAAGGTAGCCTACCTGCGAAAAGCCAATATTTGGTTCTCTTAGCCAGCCTCCAATGGCATTAGGTTCAACCGTCCAAGTCAATACCTTGCCTGTCTTTCCCGCAGGGAGCAGGCTGCGGACAACGAACCAACCGTTTTGAGCCAACACGCGACCATCAAAAAGCATAAGATCGGTACCGTCCGAAGAGATTTTCACCGAACGTTCGGGATCTTCCGGTGCAAGTAGAAGGGTACGACCGGTTTCGAGCGGAAGCGGATCGATAAACTTGCCAGTGCCCCTATCATCAGAAGTAACATATCCCTTGAATTGTTTTGGTTTTTCACTGTTGGGCTTTGTCACCGTATTGCCAACCACATAGCGTGAGAAGCGGTTGATGCGCCCATCTATCAAATAAGTCTTCCCCCAATATTGCGAGGGAAGAAACTCCAAGTTAAACCCCGCATCCCCTTCCACAGCCTCTGGAAGTGGCTTGTCGAGGTAAACTGATATTTCAACGCCTTTGCCCTTAGCCGTCACCACCACGCGCGAATCAAAATCATAGTCTTCGTACCTTAGCGTGGCTTCAATGGATTTCGATGCAGGGTCAACCGTCCGAGTAGGTATTTCAGGAACTAAGTCCCATTGCTCGGGCGTGTTGGAAAGCCTTACGGTCCCGCCTTGCGCAGTTCTTACACCATGGTGGATCAATTCAATCCCGGCATTTTTTTCATCGTTAAAACCTCCAGTAAAGAGGTTGCTATAGACAAGTACATTTACGCCCTGTTTCTCGAAATACTCTAGGTCATTGAGTTTCAACTCCTGCCCCAAAACATAATTGTATGCCAAAAGCAGTAGTACTACAAATGGTAATATTCTTTCCCTTTTCATATTTGTTTAAGATTAGTTAGTGGTTTGGGTTTAGATGTGTTAAAAGGCAAGTTTCAATTAGTAGGTTTTATAAAATCCATCAATTCTCTGTCGTGGTTAGTTACAATTCTGCATTCATTGTCAAAATACATAGTTACACCGTTTTCCGCAGTATAAACTTCCCACTCAGGCAGTATACCTTCTACATTAGGATTAGCTGTTTTAACGAAGTTTAGCCAAGCGGAGCTCATTTTGTCAGCTAACTTCCAGGCTTCTTCCGTATTGCCAGTCCAGTCTGCTCTCAGGTCAACGGTATTGAATGCCAATGGAATGTCCAGGCCATGAAACGAACCTTTCGATGCATTGTCGACGCCACTTTTCCATGCTAAAAAGTAAACATACAGTGGGGCACTTGTTTCCTGCGCCCTTGCATCAGCGGTTCTTATCGTATAAGGTCTGAAAACCTTGTCAACAGAAAGAAGGTCCTGAGGTGTGTAATCGGGATAGGCCTTTGCAAATAACTCAACGTATTGTTCGGTTTTGTCACCATAATCTTTTGCTAGGCTATCTTTTGCCTGTTCCAATGTCAGGTCTTTTACGCCATAATAAGTTTTCATTAGTTCATTGAGTGTAGAACCAATCATTAATGGTATCTCTTTTGAAATATCAGCAAATCCGGGACTAAAAGGTTGCTGGAGCAAAACATCACCATCGGCAGAAGGAGCAAAGCCAAACATTGTTGGCGATCCCAGCTTTCTCGGACCCGATACTTTGGCAATAGCTTCATTTCCTGCTTTCACCAGGTCTTTATAAGGGATCGTATCCAGTTTTTCAACATCGTTTGGTGTAAGTCCCAAATTTTCAAGTACGGCTAAACCCAGCTCTTGCGATTTTTCTTTAGTCATTGTATTTAACAGTGTTCCACTTTGAATGATTGCTTTGTGAAACATGCCTTTTGCCGCTGGCATACACATGATGGTACCAACTTTTCCGCCACCTCCCGATTCGCCGAGAATGGTTACATCAGAAGGATTACCCCCAAATTGTTCAATGTTTTTTTGAATCCACTCCAAGGCTTTTACAATGTCGAGCACACCCACATTGGCCGATTGTGCATACTTATCGCCACATGCCGACAGGTCCAGAAAACCAAGAATGTTCAACCGGTGATTCACAGATACGAAAACCACATCCCCTTTTTTAGCCAAAGCTTCGCCATAAGTCATCGGATCGTTGCTGGCACCAACATGAAACCCTCCACCGTGCAGCCAAAGCATTACCGGACGCTTTTTGCCATCCTTAATTCCCTGAGTCCAAACATTCACACTAAACAGTTCTTTTTCGTTTTGAACGGAATCAGGATACCAAGGCACTACTTGTCTGGCAACAGGTCCAAAGTCGGTGCATTCACGAATTCCATCCCAGGCATCAGGATCTTGAGGAGGCATAAACCTTTCTGCCTTGGCGTAGGGAATTCCCTTAAAAGCATATACACTATCGGCAACACTACCAGACACATCGCCAGAAGTGGTTTTAACAACTAGGTTTTGGTCTTGGTTTTGATCTTGGTCAGTTGGTGATTTGCACCCAGTAACACAAAACCCGACTAAAGTCAAACAAAAGAAAATAATGTGTGTAAAGTGATTCATAACATGAATAATTAAGGTATTTGCAGTTAATAAAAATATACAGAAGATCCTCTTGCATACAGCAATAGGTTTTTGATATAGCGCATCGTGGGATAACAAGGCAATTTTCGTTCAGTTTCTACCGCCTTTTTATAAGGTCCAAAGCTCCGTTACTGAAATCCGTATTCACTATACTGTGTGTTATAAACACAGATTTTCATGTTACGATTTATCAATTTTACTTTGCAAAAAGTAAGTAGCCCTTAACTCTTGTCCAAAAGTCTCTTTTTAGTTTTGCTGATAAACACGTTGAAAATCCGACTTTATCTATCTGAGTCAAAAAGTCGCTGAATTTACCTGTCAATCTATGTGAAATTATAAGCCAAAATTTAAAAAACCTCGACCTGTGGTGGGAATACCTATGTTACATCGGTTAATAAAACACTTCCATACTTAATAATTCACAATGTTGCTTCTAGTTCATAGGCAACGAAATCTTTTTCTTATGTTTTGAGAAAAAGATTCCAAAAACATCAGTACCTCCTCCGCTTTTCAATAGTTCTAACACCAGGGGGTGCACATTTATGACGGACTACCCGTCGTGGTCGTTTTTTTTACGCCCACGACGCTCAGAAGTAAAACGAGACCCATTGCAGGTAGGAAACAAAGCGACGGGGGCTTCTAAAAAGACCCCGTCGACGGTTGCACATTTATGACGAACCACTCGTTGCGATCATTTTTTTATGCCCATGATGTTCAATCCTAGAAAAAGCGCTGGTTTGTATCATTAACGCCGTTACTTTTAAAAATCAGCGGATGTTGGATGATAAGCGAACCTTTCAGCATACCATAAGGCAAGAAACCTAAGAACCGAGTAACGGCGTTAATCTCTGCATCGCTGCTGTTAAGGATTTGCAATTCCGAAGCCTTATTAAGACATCAGGATGCGTTTTTTATACTCATCGCTTTTTTAGATTATTAATGCCTTTTGTTGCACCGAGCGGAGTAATCAATAAGATGTTTGAGCTTTTCATATCGTCATTGTTTTAAACAAGTTAATAAATCATCAATACAGTCCTTAGAAATAAAAACCGTGTGATTTGGAGAAGTTCCGCTCCCAAACATATCATTAAGCTCTGGAATCTCAATGACTAACTTTTTCCCATCATAGAAGATTGAAATCGACTTTTTCGTACGGTTATTGCTGAATATTTTCCTTTAACAGATGGAACTCCTGCAATGGACTCTGGCTTGTAATCACCTAATGATGTTTTTGTCATAGATGATACAGTTTTATACTTCTCAATAGTTTTAATCAGCGTCTGTTTATCCTCAACCTTTACAGTAATCTGATATCCACTTTTAAATTTCAATTCAATCCTTTTATGATAAGTATATGGCATTGCATCATTTGTGCTTTTCTGCCCATTTATCATCTCATAATAGCAAAACTCTCCTAATACAACTTTCTCATGTTGCGCATAAACTGATGTAAAAGTCAAAATCAGTCCGAAAATCAAAATCTTTGTTTTCATAATTAATCATTTTAGCTAGAATGTTGGTAGTCACCCGAAATTACTGGCAACGGTCTTGTATATGAAAAGTAGCGGGTTTAGATGCTTTTATTTTCCGATAAGCAAGATACTTAATTAAAAAACAATAGCGGTTCAGGTTAGTACCCAAACCGCTATTGTTTTTATAGATTGTTTGCAGTAGTGTTTTGTTTTCAGTTAAACGATTGCCTGAATTCAGAAGGTGTATAGTCAGTTTTATTTTTAAATAATTTGCTAAAAGATTGTATGTGCTCAAAGCCTAATTGGTATGCAATTTCACTCACCGACAAATCGGTAGTTGACAGTCTTTCTTTTGCTAAATCAATTATTTTATCTTGAATAAAATGTTTAGTACTTTGTCCTGTCAGCGTTTTTAATAATCTGCTTAAATAATTGGCAGATAGATTTAGCTCATTTGCAAAATACTGAACTGTAGGTATTGCATTTTCTATTAAATTTCCTTTACTATAATAAGCCGATAGCAATTCCTCAAATTGGTTTAAGATCGTATGATTTGTAATTTTTCGTGTAGTAAATTGACGTTGGTAAAAACGTTCTGAATAGGTCAATAATAACGCTAACTGTGCAATGATTACATCTTGACTGAAATGGTCAATATTTGATTGATATTCTTGAACAATACTTTGCATTACACCAATAATGATTTTTTCCTCTTTGTCAGACAAATGCAGTGCCTCGTTTATTTTGTAATCAAAATACTCATATTCCTTTATTTTTTTTGATAGCGGAGTGTTCCAAAGGAAATCGGGATGCACAAGCAATAACCACCCTTTATGGTTTAATTCTTCATCTGTTCTGTATTCAAAAGAAAGCACCTGCTTTGGAGACATAAAATGCAATATACCTTCATCAAAATCATACTCCTGTTGACCATACTTTAATTTGGCATTAAAATCTTTTTTTAAAGCAATGGAGTAGAAATCATTCGTAATATTTATTGGGCTGGTTTCATTACGCTTAATATCCTCAAATTTTATTATACTAACGAGTGGATGTTCGGGTTTGGGCAAATCCATAACTTTATGGTATTCAGTTATGGATTTTATATGATAGGGTTTAGCCATGGTACAACGTCATTTTTATACTTCGAAAAGTGTGCTTAACCCTTCTCTTAGCGATGTAGGTTTACGACCCAATTTCTCTTCTAAATCATTGGTTATTTCATCTTCCTGTCCATTTTTTATATCAGTGTTAAATTCAACTACCTTCTGAAGCATGGGATCTGGTATTCCTGTTGGTCTCATTCTTTCTTGAAAGGTAGCAATATCTACTGGGAGGTATTTTACTTCTTTTCCAGAAAGTGCTGTCAATGCCTGGGCAATATCGTAAAACGAATAGACTTCATTATTTGTGAATTTGTATGTTTTGTTTTCACAACCTTCATTTGACAACACATTCGCCATTGCTTCGCCCATTTCCTTTCTTAATGCAAAAGCTACTTTCCCATCTCCTGCAGGTTGAAAAATACCCCATTCAAACACTTGTTTACCCACAAAAATTGGGAGTACGTCCATATACAAGGTGTTTCTAAAAATGGTATAGTTTAGTCCACTTGCTTTAATATAATCTTCTGTAAGAAAGTGTTCTTCCATTAATCGATGAGCGAGTGTTTCTCTATTCCGCATCGCCCTACTTGTGTAGGCAATATTTGCCACTCCTGATCTTTTAGCAGTATCAATGACATTTCTGTGTTGTTGCATTCGGTCACCTTGGTCGCCTGCTGAAATTAAAAGCACGGTATCTACATTCGCCATTGCTCTTTCAAGAGAGGCTACATTATCATAATCGCCCTGAAAAACATTTATTCCTTTTGCTCGAACTTCTGATATTTTTTCTTCTTCTCGAACAAGGGCAGAGATGTTTTGAACTGGAATATTCTTTAATAATGTTTCAATGACCGCACTGCCAAGGTTTCCGGTAGCTCCTGTTACTAATATTTGCATAATTATCTGTTTTTTGATTTATGCAAAGTTCCATAGCATTTAGCCGATAATTTTAGTCAAATCTTGCCTTGTTGTAATCGTTTTCAGCTTTTTACATTACCGCCAACGGTTTATAGCATGGTGTCAGTCTTTCTATTCAATTTTACTAAAGGTGTAATTAATAACCGATTTAATAATATTCCAATCAGATAGTCCAAATTTGAGAATTCAAGTAATAGTTTCCCAACTAATTCGAACTGTTTGTCAGTCAACTCGGAATATTTCAATGTATGATTAAATGGCATTTTTAAATTGGTTACAACGGTTTGTATAAGAGCAGTAGCGGATAAAAAAGCACTTGCTTTGGATTACAATATACTGAATCAAAGACAAAAACGGTTCGAGTTAGCACCCGAATCGTTATTTCTTTTATATCTTGATATAGGCTGATATTTTATTTAAACTGTCCTAAAATCATTTTATCCATTTGTTTGTCAGACAGTACTTTTCTTAAAAAGAGTAATGGTTTTGCCATAAATCCACCAATGTACCTTGTCTTTGGCTTTCTGGAAGTGATTGCTTTGTTAATCAGGTTGGCGATAATTTCTGGTTCTGCATTTTTGTCCTTAAATTTTTTGCCTGTTTCTATCATCTTCTGTATCATATGACCATAGATGCCGTTTGCAGAAGCTTTTTTAGCATTTTCCATTGCGATATCACTCCATTCTGATTTCACTCCTCCGGGTTCTATGACCACCACATTTATCCCGAATTGTTTAACCTCCTTTCTTAGACTATCACTCAAGGCTTCTACTGCAAATTTGCTGGCGTGATACCAACCGCCAAGAGGGTTGGCTATTTTTCCACCAATGGAGCTAATGTTTATAATCGTTCCATTGTTTTGGTCCCGCATATGTGGTAAAACCAATTGGGTAAGGCGAGCCAAGCCAAACACATTGACTTCCATTTGATCCTTGGCACTTTCCATTGTCACATCT
It encodes:
- a CDS encoding helix-turn-helix domain-containing protein, whose translation is MAKPYHIKSITEYHKVMDLPKPEHPLVSIIKFEDIKRNETSPINITNDFYSIALKKDFNAKLKYGQQEYDFDEGILHFMSPKQVLSFEYRTDEELNHKGWLLLVHPDFLWNTPLSKKIKEYEYFDYKINEALHLSDKEEKIIIGVMQSIVQEYQSNIDHFSQDVIIAQLALLLTYSERFYQRQFTTRKITNHTILNQFEELLSAYYSKGNLIENAIPTVQYFANELNLSANYLSRLLKTLTGQSTKHFIQDKIIDLAKERLSTTDLSVSEIAYQLGFEHIQSFSKLFKNKTDYTPSEFRQSFN
- a CDS encoding DUF2911 domain-containing protein, whose amino-acid sequence is MKTVTSKLLMMLAFVGLLCFSGSIQAQDKIQASQKASVSQFIGNDTGITFTFSRPGVKGRKIWGELVPYGMEPGNKYSDNKPFPWRAGANENTTIEVSKDVKIEGNTLAAGKYSIHTIPGEKEWVVIFNKVSDQWGSYKYDEKQDAFRITVASKKAPMEEWLTYGFGDITDSSVVAYFHWEKLQVPFKIEVAK
- a CDS encoding glycoside hydrolase family 5 protein is translated as MNLLKLLLLFTLLLNGGVLAQTPFGVNLAGAEFESEIPGKFNVNYTYPTASELDYYKSKGLMLVRLPFRWERIQPTLNSSLDPVELKRIKDFVQSAKERNIVVLLDLHNYCRYELNGKSEIIGSKNLSIAHFKDVWSKLSAEFKNTPTIWGYGIMNEPHDLLSSTSWFSMAQEAISGIRKNDTKTRIVVAGDSWSSAERWVKASDNLKNLSDPSNNLVFEAHVYFDDNASGMYAKNYDEEYAYPNIGVDRVKPFVNWLKTNKLKGFIGEYGVPSKDKRWLVPLDNFLRYLKANCINGTYWAGGPWWGEYHLSVEPEKGVDKPQMGILEKYTSLSSSCPK
- a CDS encoding oxidoreductase, whose protein sequence is MSKVILITGASSGMGKATAELMLKKGYTVYGAARRVEKMNDLIKLGAKVIQMDVTNEQSMALGIQEIIKNEKQIDVLINNAGFGLYGAIEDVTMESAKDQMEVNVFGLARLTQLVLPHMRDQNNGTIINISSIGGKIANPLGGWYHASKFAVEALSDSLRKEVKQFGINVVVIEPGGVKSEWSDIAMENAKKASANGIYGHMIQKMIETGKKFKDKNAEPEIIANLINKAITSRKPKTRYIGGFMAKPLLFLRKVLSDKQMDKMILGQFK
- a CDS encoding carboxylesterase family protein; its protein translation is MTLVGFCVTGCKSPTDQDQNQDQNLVVKTTSGDVSGSVADSVYAFKGIPYAKAERFMPPQDPDAWDGIRECTDFGPVARQVVPWYPDSVQNEKELFSVNVWTQGIKDGKKRPVMLWLHGGGFHVGASNDPMTYGEALAKKGDVVFVSVNHRLNILGFLDLSACGDKYAQSANVGVLDIVKALEWIQKNIEQFGGNPSDVTILGESGGGGKVGTIMCMPAAKGMFHKAIIQSGTLLNTMTKEKSQELGLAVLENLGLTPNDVEKLDTIPYKDLVKAGNEAIAKVSGPRKLGSPTMFGFAPSADGDVLLQQPFSPGFADISKEIPLMIGSTLNELMKTYYGVKDLTLEQAKDSLAKDYGDKTEQYVELFAKAYPDYTPQDLLSVDKVFRPYTIRTADARAQETSAPLYVYFLAWKSGVDNASKGSFHGLDIPLAFNTVDLRADWTGNTEEAWKLADKMSSAWLNFVKTANPNVEGILPEWEVYTAENGVTMYFDNECRIVTNHDRELMDFIKPTN
- a CDS encoding glycoside hydrolase family 9 protein, with product MKRERILPFVVLLLLAYNYVLGQELKLNDLEYFEKQGVNVLVYSNLFTGGFNDEKNAGIELIHHGVRTAQGGTVRLSNTPEQWDLVPEIPTRTVDPASKSIEATLRYEDYDFDSRVVVTAKGKGVEISVYLDKPLPEAVEGDAGFNLEFLPSQYWGKTYLIDGRINRFSRYVVGNTVTKPNSEKPKQFKGYVTSDDRGTGKFIDPLPLETGRTLLLAPEDPERSVKISSDGTDLMLFDGRVLAQNGWFVVRSLLPAGKTGKVLTWTVEPNAIGGWLREPNIGFSQVGYLPSQQKVSVIELDKNDKPLSTASLYKIGNDGQTSEVFSGAIEPWGDYYKYHYVKFDFSSVNTPGIYYIQYGDNKTNNFIIEKKVYDKITDATSDIWIPIHMNHMYVNEAYRVWHGEPFKEGYLQAPPNTDHFDLHAQGPTTDTKYKPLETIPGLNIGGFFDAGDFDIETGSNISVVESFVQAWEYFKPMRDQTFVDEKQRYVDLHRPDGTPDILQFIEHGTMNLVAQAEIIGHMSQTLSNAVLDNYHHLGDAASITDGLPYNPDLGPYEVAKDGRSSGVKDDMWAFTTRNPGLDLRAAAMFASTSRALEGYNDDLSARALKQSKRLLKEATELLADQPQDSSGWNQSADMSTNLQLYITTGEQQYIDKFQEVLWPSLDRYVSFTIFTAILAIPHMDESYKEKLRPYVVKYKEYIEGLEKDNPYGVPIRLGNWAGSGSVVNFGTTICFANQHFPDIIDASHVFKATNWLYGCHPYHNYSLVATVGAARPKAVFYGNNRADFSFIPGNVAPGILFRKPDHFENYDDWPFLWGQNEGTINGNTRYLIFGTAFKNLVK
- a CDS encoding SDR family oxidoreductase → MQILVTGATGNLGSAVIETLLKNIPVQNISALVREEEKISEVRAKGINVFQGDYDNVASLERAMANVDTVLLISAGDQGDRMQQHRNVIDTAKRSGVANIAYTSRAMRNRETLAHRLMEEHFLTEDYIKASGLNYTIFRNTLYMDVLPIFVGKQVFEWGIFQPAGDGKVAFALRKEMGEAMANVLSNEGCENKTYKFTNNEVYSFYDIAQALTALSGKEVKYLPVDIATFQERMRPTGIPDPMLQKVVEFNTDIKNGQEDEITNDLEEKLGRKPTSLREGLSTLFEV
- a CDS encoding DUF2007 domain-containing protein, whose amino-acid sequence is MIGNKVVETKFKEMEKQKHEMIEIFSGTPWQAEMVKNQLGNEGIEAFVIDSMMGTLFPWQTAPGGVGSVRVTISALDYDKAKLIVEEYEGNKL